In Dysgonomonadaceae bacterium PH5-43, a single window of DNA contains:
- a CDS encoding putative nucleotidyltransferase (product_source=COG4849; cog=COG4849; pfam=PF08843; superfamily=81301), whose amino-acid sequence MSYNISSENLNNPLLKDLLKELNGFFGGINVDFYVIGATARDIILSNLHDLIPERKTDDLDIAIAISDWSQFQSIEENLPKIEGFAKSREQKQRFIYKGIYVIDIVPFGDVAEDDGNIYWPPDETIAMSVWGFPEMADSTIRIEIDGEFSIKIASLPGLFILKLVAWKDRHLLGSKDAYDMALLLTNYLNINTERAVDEHYDLYETDEFDQTIAGAQLMARDVKLLIRDNEKTLEYLREILAKEIELAEESQLINQLVESDASLQYEQVLACLESIFNEWSR is encoded by the coding sequence ATGAGCTACAATATCTCAAGTGAGAATTTAAACAATCCGCTATTGAAGGATTTGCTAAAGGAACTGAATGGTTTCTTTGGTGGCATAAATGTGGATTTCTATGTAATAGGAGCTACAGCTCGTGATATTATACTGAGCAATCTGCATGACTTAATTCCGGAACGCAAAACGGATGATCTTGATATCGCCATTGCCATATCGGATTGGAGTCAATTTCAATCTATAGAAGAGAATCTTCCTAAGATAGAAGGATTTGCAAAAAGCAGAGAACAGAAGCAACGCTTTATCTACAAAGGTATTTATGTGATTGATATTGTTCCGTTTGGCGATGTGGCAGAAGATGATGGCAATATCTACTGGCCACCGGATGAAACCATTGCTATGTCGGTTTGGGGATTTCCCGAAATGGCAGACTCAACAATCAGGATAGAAATCGATGGAGAATTTTCTATAAAAATAGCTTCTCTGCCCGGATTATTCATCTTGAAGTTGGTCGCATGGAAAGATCGCCACTTGTTAGGTTCGAAAGACGCATACGATATGGCTTTGCTCCTGACAAACTATTTGAATATTAACACAGAAAGAGCTGTTGATGAACATTACGACCTATACGAAACGGATGAATTTGATCAAACCATTGCCGGAGCACAACTTATGGCGAGGGATGTTAAATTACTGATACGGGACAACGAGAAAACATTAGAATACCTCCGTGAGATATTAGCAAAAGAAATAGAACTTGCCGAAGAAAGCCAATTAATCAACCAGTTGGTGGAGTCAGATGCGAGTTTACAATATGAACAAGTATTAGCTTGTTTGGAATCAATTTTTAACGAATGGAGTAGATAA
- a CDS encoding type I restriction enzyme S subunit (product_source=KO:K01154; cath_funfam=3.90.220.20; cog=COG0732; ko=KO:K01154; pfam=PF01420; superfamily=116734) translates to MKTGALNSKEINVSMRIDGSFHLSDGVMLERAIVNHSHKPLIDFCSSIFTSGRNKRVYTRKEYGYPYLSNSDVVAQNPFDSCNHNSRKYGYDESAFLKEGMVLTGRVGAIGQTAYVTKEFEEKEAMGSDNIIRIVAKPSEYSGYIYSFLSSKVGNTLLWKLAAGGVQPYITDKMVANIPVPIFPESKQQEIHNLIVESANLRVEANLLLEEAVALFEKHIDKSKFSFNYQTKVLKINERNLFSNRLDAQFAIVQEEIKKEKKNIEYVSINSIASNIFVGNRAKRNYVEDGIPFLSSSDMMLFNPIRYAKQISKKSPNLDSLQVVKGDILISRSGTIGNTVLVGNVLSGSAISEHALRLVIDRDKMSPEYVYCYLNTQQGKHLMECSAYGSVIITLNEDYVGNILLPILDKTEMDIIADKMKEHSEKIDDATIKENQAISLVEQEIESWQQS, encoded by the coding sequence ATGAAAACGGGAGCATTAAATAGCAAGGAAATTAATGTCTCGATGAGAATAGACGGAAGCTTTCACCTATCAGACGGCGTTATGCTTGAGCGAGCAATAGTGAACCATTCTCATAAACCATTGATTGATTTTTGCAGTAGCATATTTACCTCTGGTCGTAATAAACGTGTGTATACAAGGAAAGAATACGGTTATCCTTATTTAAGTAATTCTGACGTTGTCGCACAAAATCCGTTCGATTCATGTAATCATAATTCTCGGAAATATGGTTATGATGAATCAGCCTTTTTAAAAGAAGGAATGGTTTTAACAGGAAGAGTTGGAGCAATCGGACAAACCGCTTACGTTACAAAAGAATTTGAAGAAAAAGAAGCAATGGGCTCTGACAATATTATCAGAATTGTTGCAAAACCGTCTGAATACAGCGGCTATATATACTCATTTCTTTCTTCTAAGGTAGGAAATACATTACTTTGGAAATTAGCTGCAGGAGGAGTTCAACCATATATTACAGATAAAATGGTTGCAAATATCCCAGTCCCTATTTTCCCCGAATCCAAGCAACAAGAAATTCATAATTTGATTGTTGAGTCGGCAAATTTGAGAGTGGAAGCGAATCTGTTGTTGGAGGAGGCTGTTGCTCTTTTTGAAAAGCATATTGACAAAAGCAAGTTTTCATTCAACTACCAAACAAAAGTTCTAAAAATAAACGAAAGAAATTTGTTCTCAAATAGACTTGATGCTCAGTTTGCAATTGTACAAGAAGAAATAAAAAAAGAGAAGAAAAACATCGAGTATGTTTCAATAAATTCTATCGCTTCAAATATTTTTGTAGGAAATAGAGCTAAGCGAAATTATGTAGAGGATGGTATTCCATTTCTATCTTCCTCAGACATGATGCTTTTTAACCCCATTCGTTATGCCAAACAAATTAGTAAGAAAAGTCCGAACTTAGATAGTCTGCAAGTCGTAAAAGGAGATATACTTATTTCTCGTTCAGGAACAATTGGAAATACAGTCTTGGTTGGAAATGTATTATCTGGCTCAGCTATTTCTGAACATGCGTTACGATTAGTTATTGATAGAGACAAAATGTCTCCTGAATATGTTTATTGTTATCTTAATACTCAGCAAGGAAAACACTTAATGGAGTGCTCTGCGTATGGTTCTGTAATCATCACATTGAACGAAGATTACGTAGGTAATATTTTATTGCCCATTTTAGATAAAACAGAGATGGACATAATTGCTGATAAGATGAAAGAACATTCTGAAAAAATAGATGACGCAACTATTAAAGAAAACCAAGCAATATCCCTCGTAGAACAAGAAATAGAATCATGGCAACAATCATAA
- a CDS encoding hypothetical protein (product_source=COG4861; cog=COG4861; pfam=PF09952; superfamily=46785) translates to MKTKDVLLEEVKDKLLENTGITITYSDSKRENNSVARIKEERFIVDVKPEITQGNKGIVLQQLKDASREENLPVLLITKYIPSIIAKSFVEEGINYIDAAGNCNIQHNSILLIVEGKKIERLPKTNQPRAFQDAGIKLIYCLLVNPDNINKSFRELSELSQISLGSVSAIVQELVESKFLLKTKNKKVLKNKIDLLKRWVIAYNDVLRPKLFIKRMNFMNRSEYANWSSLNLSSVPEKTLWGGECAAGIMTRNLTPANFTIYTDATWQSLGKSLKLIPDENGKIEIFRLFYDTVEENTVSPLLTYADLMGSGDSRNIETAEIILNNELQYLK, encoded by the coding sequence ATGAAAACAAAAGATGTCCTATTAGAGGAAGTAAAGGATAAATTGCTTGAAAATACGGGAATTACTATAACTTACTCAGACAGTAAAAGAGAAAACAATAGTGTTGCTCGAATAAAAGAAGAACGTTTTATCGTTGACGTGAAGCCTGAAATCACGCAAGGAAATAAGGGTATTGTGCTTCAGCAGCTCAAGGATGCTTCAAGAGAGGAAAATCTTCCTGTACTCCTCATTACTAAATACATTCCTTCTATTATAGCAAAATCTTTTGTCGAAGAAGGAATTAACTACATTGATGCCGCGGGAAACTGCAACATACAACATAATAGCATTTTACTGATTGTTGAAGGGAAGAAAATAGAGCGGCTCCCAAAGACGAACCAACCTCGAGCCTTTCAAGACGCAGGAATAAAACTGATATATTGCTTGCTTGTTAATCCGGATAATATCAATAAGTCATTTCGAGAACTTTCCGAGTTATCCCAAATATCATTGGGTTCTGTAAGCGCGATTGTTCAAGAGCTTGTTGAGTCAAAATTTCTCTTAAAAACAAAAAACAAGAAAGTTCTTAAAAATAAAATAGACCTTCTGAAGCGTTGGGTTATTGCTTATAATGATGTGCTTCGTCCCAAGTTATTTATAAAAAGGATGAATTTCATGAATAGGTCTGAATATGCAAACTGGAGCAGTCTGAACTTGTCTTCTGTTCCTGAAAAAACATTGTGGGGGGGCGAATGTGCTGCCGGTATCATGACGCGAAATCTTACTCCGGCAAACTTTACCATTTATACGGATGCCACTTGGCAATCTTTGGGTAAATCGTTAAAGCTGATCCCTGATGAGAATGGGAAAATAGAGATATTCCGTTTGTTTTATGACACAGTAGAGGAAAATACAGTTTCTCCTCTCTTGACTTACGCAGATCTTATGGGTAGTGGAGATAGCCGAAATATAGAAACCGCAGAAATAATATTGAACAATGAGCTACAATATCTCAAGTGA
- a CDS encoding type I restriction enzyme M protein (product_source=KO:K03427; cath_funfam=3.40.50.150; cog=COG0286; ko=KO:K03427; pfam=PF02384,PF13588; superfamily=53335), protein MEQNKEYITEDVVLEDNQLICALTKKIKTASEKELTLQSMIMMLNEEYNFDLNDMERDFPFSYEDDEGKTKRAKADLAIFEAGKAHDVDNMIRIAVVFDSKVKDKDLKKGVFATLGFYLESTDCEFGVWTNGNDLHYLQCEKDDFGQAQTSDISDFPGKGQSMQDLELAGERAHPRKPANDSLVKTFKRCHDYIYGNEGMKKTAFWELLNLIFCKIYDEKRRFMDAEKGLSYRRRFWVGVKEQNTEDGQNKVAIRIKGLFDELKNDDLFKEVFDGNEQINLSPRGLAYVASELAKYSFLDAAIDVKGTAYETIVSNTLKQEAGQFFTPRNVIRCMVEMMDPDQNTRVLDPACGSGGFLVMVLDHVRKKIASNMYDLTGVRLEDKYNSYEVNNAVKKYAERMLFGFDFDPDLKKAARMNMVMAGDGHANIFNINSLDYPEGQLVDKDKVAPKVAESIDISQDKDFNFEFPRENAFGKFDMIFTNPPFGAKVEVDRSISSRYELGHNPVKDAYGNYVFNGAVKSSEAPEVLFIEQCYNFLKPGGKMAIVLPDGILGNPNTESVRAWILERFKLLASVDLPVETFLPQVGVQASLLFLQKKTAEEKLIAVADENYDVFMAIVEAVGKDRRGVPVYVRDEDGAELLFNHRKEWLTIDENGNQTVKSRNEKIKRLDDDLPKVSEAYKKFLKEEKL, encoded by the coding sequence ATGGAACAGAATAAGGAATACATAACAGAAGATGTCGTATTGGAAGACAATCAGTTGATTTGTGCTCTGACAAAAAAGATAAAAACAGCAAGTGAGAAAGAGCTTACGCTACAATCAATGATTATGATGCTCAACGAAGAGTATAATTTTGATTTGAATGATATGGAGCGTGATTTTCCATTCTCTTACGAAGATGATGAGGGGAAAACAAAGCGCGCAAAAGCCGATCTTGCTATCTTTGAAGCAGGGAAAGCACATGATGTGGATAATATGATTCGTATTGCAGTTGTGTTCGACTCCAAAGTGAAAGACAAAGACCTGAAAAAAGGAGTTTTTGCAACTTTAGGATTTTATTTAGAATCGACTGATTGTGAGTTTGGTGTTTGGACAAACGGAAACGACTTGCATTATCTTCAATGCGAAAAGGATGATTTCGGACAAGCTCAAACCAGCGACATTTCCGATTTCCCCGGCAAAGGTCAATCTATGCAAGATTTGGAGTTGGCAGGAGAACGGGCACACCCACGTAAGCCGGCAAACGATTCGCTGGTAAAAACATTCAAGCGTTGCCACGATTATATTTATGGGAACGAAGGGATGAAGAAAACAGCTTTCTGGGAGTTGTTAAACCTCATTTTCTGTAAAATATACGATGAAAAACGTCGCTTTATGGATGCGGAGAAAGGGCTTAGCTACCGTCGTCGTTTCTGGGTGGGAGTGAAAGAACAAAATACCGAAGACGGACAAAACAAAGTGGCAATTCGCATAAAAGGGTTATTCGATGAACTGAAGAATGATGATCTGTTCAAAGAAGTCTTTGATGGGAATGAGCAAATTAATCTTTCTCCACGCGGATTGGCGTATGTGGCTTCCGAATTAGCAAAATATTCTTTCTTAGATGCTGCTATTGATGTAAAGGGAACGGCATACGAAACCATTGTTTCAAACACATTGAAACAGGAGGCAGGACAGTTCTTTACCCCTCGCAATGTAATTCGTTGTATGGTAGAAATGATGGATCCTGACCAGAATACCCGTGTACTTGACCCGGCGTGTGGTTCAGGCGGATTTTTAGTCATGGTATTGGATCATGTGCGAAAGAAAATTGCAAGTAACATGTATGACCTGACGGGAGTTCGTCTGGAAGACAAATACAATTCGTATGAAGTGAACAATGCCGTGAAAAAATATGCCGAGCGAATGCTTTTCGGTTTCGACTTCGACCCCGACTTGAAAAAAGCGGCTCGTATGAATATGGTAATGGCGGGCGACGGGCATGCTAATATTTTTAATATCAATTCGCTCGATTATCCAGAAGGGCAATTGGTAGATAAAGATAAAGTTGCTCCCAAAGTAGCAGAAAGCATTGACATTAGTCAGGACAAAGATTTTAACTTTGAGTTTCCAAGAGAAAACGCATTTGGAAAATTCGATATGATATTTACCAATCCTCCATTTGGAGCAAAGGTGGAAGTAGATCGCAGTATATCGAGCCGATATGAATTAGGGCACAACCCCGTGAAAGATGCTTATGGCAACTATGTATTTAATGGTGCGGTAAAATCAAGCGAAGCACCCGAAGTTTTGTTTATCGAACAATGCTACAATTTTTTGAAACCGGGAGGTAAAATGGCAATTGTATTGCCCGACGGTATATTGGGGAACCCCAATACAGAATCGGTTCGAGCTTGGATACTCGAGCGCTTTAAACTGTTGGCTTCGGTCGATTTGCCGGTGGAAACATTCCTTCCACAAGTGGGAGTGCAAGCCTCTTTGCTCTTTTTGCAAAAGAAAACAGCAGAAGAAAAGCTGATTGCAGTTGCTGATGAAAACTACGATGTGTTTATGGCAATTGTAGAAGCCGTGGGGAAAGATCGCCGTGGCGTTCCGGTATATGTTCGCGATGAGGATGGGGCGGAATTACTGTTCAACCATAGAAAAGAATGGCTTACTATAGATGAAAATGGGAATCAAACAGTCAAAAGCCGTAATGAGAAAATAAAACGCTTGGATGATGATTTACCCAAAGTGAGCGAGGCGTATAAAAAATTCTTAAAAGAAGAGAAATTATGA